CGCCTAGGGACTCCCAGCATGTTGCCTGGGACTTCCCCCCTCTTAATTCTCTAGTTTAGtctatctctatatatatgtaACCCTATTGTAATCTCTCCATCAAGTGAATCTAAGCCTATTGGCATTCCTCTATCACTTGCTATGACATTCACCACGGCTGCTGCCTCAGAAATGAGAGAACGGATAGGGACAGTGGTGGGAAAGGCAGTTGCCAAGGAGATTGCAATAAGCACATTTCACTCATTCTGCTTGCAGCTTTGCAGAACACATGCTGAAAAGTATGTTTTTTTTCCCTGTTGGTCGATTATACTTAGGTGCAGTGGATTTCTGTATGCTTCTGCTCCACAACTGAGTTGCCGCATATTAACAAAATCACTGACTTTTAAGCTATGAAGAAAATATGAAAGTTATAGGATGAAGAGCCTGTGCAAAAAATCATGTTCAATGTAAATTCATGTTATCAATATTTACTTAGATTATTTTCAGCTGTGACAACAAGCAATTAATAGTCCTAGATGCATATTGATCATGATCACTTTTAAGCTTTATCAAATTACTTGTAATATATAACTGCAATTCAATATCTGGCAAAGCCAAAATATATACAATCATAAATCAGTATATCACACTATCTAATGTTACTGTCTTGTttcatctttatgctctcttttTAATACCTTGCTGTTTCTTACAGTTTATCAAGCGTACTTTTTTTTGAACGCAAAGTTTATCAAGCGTACTCACTGTTGCAGATACTTGAAGGCTTGGATATGTAGAcatttatttaatatttttttatttcctCTTTATAATCATTTGAAGGCTAGGCCGCACATGTGAATTCATAATCTATGGACATGGACAACAACGAAGGGCGGTTATTGAGGCAGAGCGTCTATTGGAAAATGACAAAAATAATGGTGTTGGAGATAAACTAAACAGTATGATGGGGACATAAAAAATTCTTTCAAAGACAAAGCTAAAAAGTGGCAGAAATTTATTACACAGGTGCCTTCTACTTTTGATGAAGAAATATTTGTTTTCAGTGACCTCTTTGCGCTGATCCATAGGAGTTTTACAAGGATTCCAGGCAGTCACACTCACATTTCGTTACTGTTATTTTTCTGAAATTGCACAGCAAGGTTGTATCTGCCTAAAATGGTCTATATGTTTTTTTATAGTCTGTATCTGCCAATTCCCACTGGTCCGACCTTCCTGCCACAAATGCATATCACAAAATATTAAAGGAACAGCTTTACCGTGCATCCAAGATATTGTCATGATCTTCTGGAATCTGGAGGCATATAAAGCCAAATGTAGAATGGATTACTCCAAGTTTCTCAGAAAAATAAGTAATCCAAGATCCCAATATAAAGTACATAAGTGATTGAGTTCTAATTAAGATATAAGGTGAAGTTGCAAAATTATTTGCAATAGAATTGGAGTAATCTTGGAGATATCTCTGAACTATGTCTAAAACTATGCACAAACATCTTGGGAGTAGATCTGAAAGCTCTTCTTTGATGTCACAAGTTGCATTAATACTAGTTGACCCTAGCTCGAAAGTTGTAGCTAGGATGACATCCTATGTGGATCATATTTAGCTATGTTCTAAACAAAAATGTTCACTTCCAGTGATAGAATTGTAGTCATGGCTAGGAGTTTCATAGTTTGTACTATTTCATTGTCCATCATACTGGTTTATGCTGTTGGGCCTACTGTTAGAATGCCTATCACACTAAACCTTGTGGATCAAGCCTATTAATGTGGGCTGTGTGGAAGCAGTGTCTCTAGAGCTTTTCAGTAAAAAAATGTTTTGTATCCACAACATGGGCTGATTTGTTTCCATGTTGATTTTATGGTAGTTGCATTTTGTTTTGATCAAACCTTTCTGTCTTTCTTTAAAGGCAAAAGCTTCAGGAAGAACTCCAGAGGACTATGAAAAGAAGGGTGATTTGACAGGAGTAAGCTGCCCTACTTTGTGTCATTCATTTTTATGTGCTTGATTTTAACGACCAAATTAGCAGCCTGCATTCTTTTTTGTCTAGGCTTCTGTTCTTCGGCATTACAACGAAATATTAAGATCTTGTAATGCTCTTGATTACCATGACTTTATTAACTCATCCATAACCCTTCTCACGAACTTTCCTGAAGGTAGTTTCAGTTCTAATCTCAGTACATCGTTAGACTTTGAAAGGGTGTGTTCCTTGCCTGTACAGTATACAAAGAGTGTCAGGATATATGGCGGGCAATTGTAGTTGATGAGTTTCAGCATACCAGTGTTATGCAGTATTGTCTTCTGAAGATTCTAGCTTCCCACAATCATATAACTATTGTCGGTGATGAAGATCAGGTACACAGATTTGATATACATATATCATCCTAAAACCTTTGGTTTCTTATTTGTTTTCCCTAAGCTTTGTCTTCTCTATGTTACATTAGTCCATCTTCAGTTTCAACGGTGCCGATGTATCTGGCTTCGATTCCTTTCGTAGAGATTTTCCAGATCACAAAGAGGTAATTACGTTGTGCTGTTGTCTGCATGGAACTTTAAAATTGTTTTAATCCTGTGTTCTGTTAAGTAGCTTGTTACGCCAATGACTGCAGATCAGGTTGAGCAAGAATTACCGCTCCACATGTGCAATTGTTGAAGCAGCAACCGCTCTAATTCAGAACAACAGTAAGCGGCATCATCGTAAGCTTGTAGACACACAACCCTTCTGGTTGTAAGGTATTCTTGTAGATTGCACTGATGGATTGTTGCCATTTGTTCTCATATCCTTTCAGTAACATATCTAATCCTTAACTTTGCATAGATCACTGTCAAGGAGTGCCACAGTGAAGATTCACAATGTGCATTTGTTATTGACAAAATCATTGAAACTACGTCTAGTACTGCTGAGGGGTGCAACTTTGGCAACATTGCTGTCCTATATCTAAGACAGGTTGAAAAATTTATGTAGTCTATTTTAATTTTGAACGATATTTCTTTATGCTTTCAAAAAATATGTCTTTATGCTTGCGACCTAACTTTCTCCTGCACAGGTAACTGGCAAAGCTTTCCAAGTCTCCTTCCGCAACAGGAAAATTCCCTTTAATGTTCATGGCATGGCTTTCTACAGGAAAAAGGTAGTTGAATTTAGTTTTCTTCCAACATTTGTTGCAGAGTAAAAATTTCTCATGATTTTCTGCCTTCCTTTCATAGCTATCAATTTTATAGTCCTTTGTGCCAGATTGCCAGTAAGATTTGAAGCTTGGAAATTTCTTATGCTTTCCAAATTAGGAACTGTTCTTTATCTTGGAAGGAATGGAAAAGAACCCACTGGAATGTTTTACATGTTCATATTTTATTCTAGTTCGTGATGATAAATACCTATTTATTATATCTATATACTTATATTGATGGGGTTGATTTATGGCCTATTGTTCCAGAATTCAACCACCTGAGCTTCACACTTTTTATCTTTAGCAAATCCTATGTTTTGGGTAGGGAAGCAACAATACTTGTAATAACCCTCTGCATGCTATCATTTTTGTCACAATGTAAGTGCTTTACCTTGCAATCATTCTAGGTGATCAAAGCTATCATGGCAATACTTCGGACCACATTACCTGGTTGTGATGATGGCCCGTGGCGTCAAGCCTTCAAGGCCCTTTTACCTAGTGACAAAGAAGAAAGTTCAACTTTACCTGATTAAGTTTTTATACCCTATTTACGCTAAATTTACGTAATTTTGATTATCTCTGTGCTTTCTAACCATCAGATTATAGATCATGTTGAAAAGATTTCACTGGCTAGAAAGTGTAGTTTTATATCTGCTGCTAGTGACATCTTCAGCGCTAAGGTCTCTGGTACCTTCAAAAGGTTGTTCTCTTTTCATTGTTTACTTACTGTTATCTAACATCATAAAATTCATTGACAATCATGTTTTATATCTGATGATTGTTATTGGCATTTTTTATTCTTCTCTCTGCTGCTTGAGTGACAAATGGTTGTTGGCTGCTTGACAGCAAGCCTGAGATGCATGCATTAGAAGGACCAAACTTTCACATCTTGCATACAGTTTGGGGAAGAAgctattacatttgtttttttcCCTTAAAGAAGTTAAGCTTTCTTTGAAATTAAACCTGTTAATGAAAATCTGAATCATGTTTGCATATTCTCATTGTTATGTGGAGATTATTATTGTGTATTATATGCATGTTCTGTGTGCCTTGAGCTGTACAACCACCACCAACTTAAGAACCATTAAACAAATCCCATTTTAATCTTAGTCTTGACACCTTTTTTCTTTGAGTTATTGTTTTTTATGTTATTTCCACGCTTAAGTGTCAAGCATAGTatgactttattatgattttctcaTTTGTTGACACTAGGGCCCAGATTACTCAAGGATGTAAGGTTTTATCGACCTTGGATAGCCTATCAAAACTTGTTGAAAGGGTATGGAACATTTGTTTAACTGGCAATTTTGTACTGTGTATTTTGCAATATACAGCCATGTACTGTGTATCTTCAGTGTTACTACATCAGTGTATGTTAAGCAAAAGAAAAAATGAttcataaagaaaataaacatctatggGAAGTATACATAGGTGATTTACCTACAAATTTTGAGGAATTCAGCAGAGGTTCTACTATTACTTTATTTCCTCAAAACATGGttatagtattattttaaaagtttataCTTTATATTATCTTGTGCTTAGTGCTTGaagagctttttttttttttctttgctgcTGTCTATCCCAGGAACAATCAGTTTCAGTCATCATTTCCTCTGCGGGAGACATGCTACCTCAGGTACACTTAAGTCTTAACTTGTTGCTTTTTCAATGAACTTCGTCTTTAGTGAATTGCTCGAATAGAAATAAATGACTTAAACCAAAGTTGTTCCTTTGTTTTAACAGTAATTTGTATGTGCAGTTGTGTCATTACTTCATGTTGTTAACTTGTTATAACTTATACAGTAAATTTCACCGGCGGTACTCAAACTTGTCTCGAGTTCTCATCTAGGTCTCGGTACTTTCAAATTGCACAttcaggtccctaaacttgtcccAAGTTCTCATCCAGGTCCCAGTACTTTCAAATTGCACATTTAGCTTTCTAAACTTGTCCCAAGTTCTCATCCCGGTCCTGATACTGTTGGCTTCAGTCACTGACATTATTGTTGACCCATGCATAGTATGAATCTAGTTTTATGATTAGATTATGCTAGGTGCCTAGTGTAAATCATTTATGCTGCAAAAATATAAAGATATGCAATAGACCTATATATACTTTGCTCAGCTGGCCCTTTGGACTGAAGGATGTTGTGCCGCACCTGGCCTGCACCTCCTGTAGATTGATCAATTGCATTGATAGGTAAGGATATCCAACGGTGGTATACTTCTATAAACCACTCCTAGGTCATCCATGCCCATATATGCCCTTTGTACTCAACAGCCCATAATCAATCTACTAATTTTCCCTTCAATACTTGCTTACACTAGTCATGATAATTAAGGCCATGGGTTCAAGTACCCACTCCTTTACAACAAAGATGTTCAGTTCCTCCTATGCCGTGGCTCGGTGTTGGAGATTTTAAAATTTCTCCAAAAACATTGTTTTGCAGTTATTATTGTGCAGCcagaggccctgttcgcttgtcttaaaaatggcttgttcggcttcttttttcagctggaacagtgtttctctctcacaacaattcagccgaagcagtgtttttcagccagtttcagccacgtttcagaccagcgaacggggccagagTATCTGGAGATGCTAATTGTTTGTTGTCTTCTTGTCATACCAAACCTTGAGGAACTTTTAGCTAACCGCTGCTAATCTTTGTTAAATGTTTGTACTTATTTTTTATTCAACCCTTGTTAAAGTGTTTGTTGCATTTCGTTTGCAGAAATATCTCCTTGAGAAGCGTACAGTTGTTGATGTTGATAATGGCAAATTATTAAATGAAGATAGCGATACCAGATCGGTAAGTTCAAACCCCATTGATGCACTTATTTTATACATTTATCCTCCACAAAAACTTAGTTTCGATGTTGTGCTCAGAGGAAAATTATTTCAAATAATTCTGGATGTAGCATATACAAGAGGTTATATCAATTTTCGTTGGATTAGTGCAGGTCCTTCAGTTTTTAATGGATGATGTGTCTGACTTCTTGTCAACACATTTTTCTGGTTCAATGGAGAGAAGCaagagaagggcgggcctggtgcaagcggtagagtcttaccgcctatgaccggaaggtcccggcctcccgggttcgagtcgcggtctccttgcattgcacaggcgagggtaaggcttgccactgacacctttccccagaccccgcacagagcgggagctatctgcactgggtacgcccttttttaatGGAGAGAAGCAAGACTGACGAGAAAGGCTGTGCTTCTACACTTCAAGCTTTCATTGATTATATATCTTTGAGGGAAACTGAAAATTTTCGATCCCGAAAGGAGGAAAATAAGAATTTTATCACATTAACAACTATTCATCAGGTCTGTTCTCTTGAATTCAATTAATATTGTTGGCTATGCCATTTAGTAATCCTTTGACACTAGGAAATATGCTGACAATTCCTTTTCAATTTGTAGTCAAAAGGTTTGGAGTGGGATGTCGTGTTTATTGTGCAGGTATTTCTTCACTCTTCAGGACGAGCTTGCATATACAAATACTCTGCTATTTATGTAGTGTTAGGCAGACAGTGTGGTGGCGTCTGGCACCTAATTGCTGATTAAGCAGGTGAAGCGGCCACCTACATGCTCTAGTAGTGATTAGGTTCTACTCCTTCCGtccagaaaagaatgcaattctagcacggtagcaagttaaagtatctcaagtttgactaactatatataaaaaagtataaatagttatgatatcaaataagtaaaATTAAATTTATCAtgagatatattttcataatatacttaTTTGGCGTCATAATATTTTTaactatatatttggtcaaactttggGCACTTTAACCAAGAATCcacctagaattgcattctttcttgACAGAGGTAGTAAGAGTCAAGGTGGGCTTGGTAgagttttttttcttccaaattgtGTATAAAAGTAATCACATGTACAAGATGAATGTTACTACCAACAAACTGATAGAAAGTTAATATATTGTTTTCCATAATTTGTTGACACATAAAAATATTGAAGGTGAATGGCGTGTCCAAATAATTCAGGGGTTGGTTCAATCAGTGCGCTACCAGTACCATTAGCTCTCCAAAGGGTAGCAATCCATTCTTTCTGGGCAACCCAGTTGAGTTCCTTTCTAGTAACAAGAGATTCCATATCAGATTAAGTAAAGGGATTACCTTAGCTAGTGCATATCGAAGAGTTGGAAACTCCCTGCCACTATAGAAAAAAGCCGTTGATGGATCAATTTGTGTAGGTGGGTCTCAGCTCGGATCAAAACACTCGGATTTGCCAATGAAGAGTACTGCCTTGGAGGAGTAGGGGTTGTAGGGGAAGAACCAACCTTTTCAGGTTATGGGAAGTCCTATCGAGAGACTGGattaaagaaagaagaaaaaaaagtaaAAACAACAACCTATAGACCCAGCACAGTGCCTATGAAGAATAATGAACGTGGACCGGATAGGAATAGGACTCATTAGGCAGAGTGGCTTTCTTGGAGGCTTGTCttctttgaaacttgaaattcgTATGAATAAATATATGTTTCATGCATATTGATATATTGtatatattaatttatgaaaacATACTTTTTTTTATGTCAACCATTGCTTCTTCACACAGGCAAATGATTCGGAAATTCCTTTGTTGCATGAGTACAATGGTACTGTGAAAGAAGCTGGAAGCACACTGGAGGTTTGTCTCAAAATTATATTTTTACTTATCTATGTTCTCAATATATATTCGAGGACTTTCTCATTACAGGAGGAGAGGAGGTTATTCTATGTTGCAATGACACGAGCTCGGAAAAAGCTGTACATCTTGCATGTTACAGTTGACTCTAACCGTCAGGCAGACTATTTACTGTACCATGCTTATCTTTAAGCAATATCATTTTTTTTGAACTGAACTATTTGCTTATACAGCTTCTGCAACCTTCACGTTTCCTCAGAGAAATTCCAATTCACCTTCTTGAGGTGCAGGTGAGCAATACCATTGGATCTAGTTTTACTAAATCTAATCCTTACCTAAAAACTCAGCCGGTGGGAGAAAGACCGTCCCCACAGTATTGTTTGGAAGAAGAAACCTCAGTCTTGAACTACTTTGTGAACTGAAAACTATTTTTCCGATGGTGAGGTAAGAATACAAGTGGGTTAACCTAAAACCCATTCTACTCAACTTCCACCTAATTGATAACTCATTTGGACATATTATATGATACATAGCCAAAACAACTAGGATGAGTCAATGGGTTGGCTTGGCCTTTGCGTCCCTAGACTTTTCTGAGTTCAAATTGCCTCAATTCCCTACCATTAAGATTTCCCAATATGAGCCAATTTGCTTATTTCTTTCATCAGCAGGCAAACTCTTATGTAGCATCTTGTCTGTACATAATTCTTCTTCACAATTGTTTTGTTTTGTGTTAACTTGTAGGGCGAA
The Miscanthus floridulus cultivar M001 unplaced genomic scaffold, ASM1932011v1 os_1181_2_3, whole genome shotgun sequence DNA segment above includes these coding regions:
- the LOC136533764 gene encoding LOW QUALITY PROTEIN: ATP-dependent DNA helicase SRS2-like protein At4g25120 (The sequence of the model RefSeq protein was modified relative to this genomic sequence to represent the inferred CDS: inserted 4 bases in 3 codons) translates to ESKPIGIPLSLAMTFTTAAASEMRERIGTVVGKAVAKEIAISTFHSFCLQLCRTHAEKLGRTCEFIIYGHGQQRRAVIEAERLLENDKNNGVGDXTKQYDGDIKNSFKDKAKKWQKFITQAKASGRTPEDYEKKGDLTGASVLRHYNEILRSCNALDYHDFINSSITLLTNFPEVYKECQDIWRAIVVDEFQHTSVMQYCLLKILASHNHITIVGDEDQSIFSFNGADVSGFDSFRRDFPDHKEIRLSKNYRSTCAIVEAATALIQNNSKRHHRKLVDTXNPSGCKITVKECHSEDSQCAFVIDKIIETTSSTAEGCNFGNIAVLYLRQVTGKAFQVSFRNRKIPFNVHGMAFYRKKVIKAIMAILRTTLPGCDDGPWRQAFKALLPSDKEESSKIIDHVEKISLARKCSFISAASDIFSAKVSGTFKRAQITQGCKVLSTLDSLSKLVEREQSVSVIISSAGDMLPQKYLLEKRTVVDVDNGKLLNEDSDTRSVLQFLMDDVSDFLSTHFSGSMERSKRRAGLTDEKGCASTLQAFIDYISLRETENFRSRKEENKNFITLTTIHQSKGLEWDVVFIVQANDSEIPLLHEYNGTVKEAGSTLEEERRLFYVAMTRARKKLYILHVTVDSNRQLLQPSRFLREIPIHLLEVQGEETLRKMPEQPSGDPFDDSEGNISIGEPIMGQNEASPYPELAQGCLANDFLRKFNIDDRSVVSHIFHHWGKKQAFQNPKRLLEKISFVIDERLRGKGYKRKDVLRKLKSFLRGDXALGYAQYVIKWEQIPIEKRSHLTRERQEHFQKQRIENSMGSSGPTAKQISYLRNLGCTITPTSRLHASNLIEKYKSL